AATTAAAATACCAACTTACCTGTGTATAGTGTCCTATCTCCAGCCCAGGCCTTTTGCCTCCTTTTCCATATACAAAATCCTCACGTTCGCTGAAGAATGCGTTAATAACATCCTCCCATGCGGTTTTAAATGTTGAAAAGTACAAGTTTTCCCCACAGCGGAACTCTACAAAATGTACACAAGTAATATTGCAGTTTTATTATGTAAGATATATTACACAGAagtaatatgttttatttcacGTTTCAAAAatagacattatggggcaaatttactcaaggtcgattatcgagggttaattaaccctcgatattcgactgccgaattgaaattcttcgacttcgaatatcgaagtcgacggatttaccgcaattcgttcgatcgaacgaatcattgaatacgaaggattttaatccatcaatcaacgatttttcttctacctaaaaaAGCTAGAAAAGCCTACgaggaccttccacataggctaacattgacttcggtaggttttaggtggcaaactagggggtcaaagtttttttttaaagagacagaacttcaactatcgaatggtcgaatagtcgaaagatttttggttcgaatcgttcgattcaaagtcgtagtcgaaggttgaagtagcccattcgatggtcgaagtagccaaaaaaaccattcgaaaatcaaagtattttttcctctattccttcacttgagctaagtaaatgggcccctaaggggattatttactaaactctggtcagtttttttgggcaaaacttaaatttttcaggtttttttttttaaacttgattttttcgagatttattaaagcacgTTGCAGCCAGCATCTGAAAAtcccccatctcagacctgtcatggttatgtataagtcaatggcagaggtccctatcctattttgaagtttctgtggtctgtgctggaattaacccaaaaattcaaccactttgggcttttcaggcaaaaattcataaaattcagcctttttgggaaaaagtctgaaacaGTTGAGTGACTGTACGATTCTGGTTTTCACTCAATTGTATCACATTTTTATccaaactgattaaatcaagattttttttaataataataataaataatgtaaaatcgggtttgggagtttggttgtggtttttttatttaaaaaagtaaataacccTCATCATACACTGAcaatacagggcagatttattacaaaTCAAATTTAACCTTTTGCAGTAATTTGAGAGAATTGCTGCAAcaatgaaatattttcaaatttgagtttcacaaactcaaattttggaGCTTGATCAATCATAAAATTATCTCatcaatttgaattaaaatggcACAGCACTTCTATAGAAGTCAAATGGAGCTGTATTTTcaagattcaagctattttataaaatatcaaaattgtttttgatgttgaatttaaaaagaaaattcacaaatgAACACAATAAGGTTTTTTTGAAACATTCTAGCAGTCGAATAAAAATtgtgatcacaaaaaaaaaattgattgaataTATTAGGGAATTTCCTTTCCTGatcacattttagaaataaatcttgaattcaaaaattagtaAATTGGCCTCGCCATGTACCTGTATGGTCaataatgcagtattttttttcaaaatagatgTATTATACATACATGCTATAAAGATGAAAAAATTACTGCATTTGTGAGGTAGTACCGATAGTTTAGCAGGTGACAACTGGGCATTCATGTGATGAAAATGTGAGTGTGTTTGCGTGGCCATTACTAAATAAATGCATTTCCTAAGGTAAAAACTTTATTGGGGGTGCACCAAGCTTGCATATCCTATAGACCTATGATGGCCAACACACAGTAGAATGGTTTCACTTACTAGACGTCACCCGGATTTCCTTTGGGCTGTGATTCTGAAGGCATAATTTTGCCCACTTTTCTGCAGTTTTTGCAGCTTCTTTATTCCAGTgctagaaaatgtaatattttaattattacctCGAAAATGTTATCAttgcaaataattgtaataattataGAACATACCTATTGCAAAAATAGGATTTTACTAATAGACTGCTATTGAATACTGACACATTCGATATTGTGAAACCAACAACCAATTATTCAGagattgactggggtaatggggttgccaagtcagaaaaagctgaatgacaactttttatttcagttagTTCAGGAACCTTCTaagaataactctcttttggaccttgtaataactaataatactgaactcatctctaacatttgtgtgggtgaggggcatttagggaatagtgatcataacatggtctcctttgagattctgttgcagaagcaattctataagggaggaactaaaacactaaatttcagacgtgcaaactttgacagtataagggcatctctgcaacatattaagtgggaaatgcttttcacagggttaaacacagaacaaaaatgggaagtctttaaaaatgctgcttaataaatatacttgtcagtatattccacttgtaagcaaggaacgtcgttgcaaagcaaaacctttttggttcaatagaagtgttggtgttgaggtgggtaagaaaagacctgcttttaaggctttcaagttagctgggacagtcgaatcatttataaggttaaaggaggccaataaataagacaagctaaaattgagatggaaaagtGTATTGCAGCAAGGAataaaaagaattcaaaattattttttaaatatgtaaatagtaaaaataattctgaaaaattctgattctgaactattttttgtatgttaacacaaatgaagaaccagctaatgaaggtttccttcttaatagtttCAATTATATTAATAcaaccaggggcagatttacaaagctcgagtgaaggattcgaattaaaaaaacttcgaatttcgaagtgtttttttggctacttcgaccatcgaatgggctacttcgaccttcgactactacttcgaatcgaacgattcgaactaaaaatcgttcgactatttgaccattcgatagtcgaagtactgtctctttaagaaaaacttcgactccctacttcggcagctaaaagctaccgaagtcaatgttagcctatgcggaaggtccccataggcttgcctgtgattttttgatcgaaggatattccttcgatcaatgtattaaaatccttcgaatcgttcgattcgaaggatttaatcgttcgatcgaacgaataatccttcgaacgttcgatcgcaggatttgcgctaaatcgttcgacttcgatattcgaagtcgaacgattttagttcctagtcgaatatcgagggttaattaaccctcgatattcgacccatagtaaatctgccccctaatgttgcatggttcacacacaaggaaattcaaaaaagactagaacatgttaagataaacaaaggtccgggaccagatggcattcatcccagggtactcaaAAAGCAAAGCTCTTTATTtgacaaacctctttacttaatttttcaggattctttgaggtctggcatggtgcagagagactggtgcattgctaatgtggtgccgcaatttaaaaagggatcccgttctcagcatcaaaactataggccagttagtctgacagcAGTGGTAGAAAAACTTTacgaaggggtattaagggataagataattgatttcattgcaaatcataatactatgagctTGTGCCAGTTTCAAGTTTTAGGCATGATAGATCTTGCcagaataatttaatttatttttaaatatattttggcatttttaCAGCAGTACAGCACTTGTACTTCTTACCATTTTCAGCATGTTTGTTGCTGGTGGATCCACAGAGCTTCTTAATATATTATGAGTATTGACAATGAtatcttgaatttttttatttttcgttGATAGAGCAGAAAATGAaacagttttctaaaaaaaaaaaaaaaaaaaagattgaagtgCCAGATTATTGAAATAAGCCCTTTGGAATTAAAATGTCAATGGATACTTAccatcttttttatattttcttgtttaATATCAACTGGGCGTCCACCAATAGATCTATATAATCTCATAGTTCTGTTTACTAATGTCCTGTTACATTCTATATCCTGACATCCCAGCACTTCATTCTTTAACATTAAGAagaaaagtatgttattataGATTCATTccgtgatttttttccccttaaatatACCTAGCcaaaaaactgaatgtaaaattgttcagcCCACTCTTATTTGGGCCTAATTTCAGTAATCCgaaattttctgattattttaatctaAAATGTCTGACCAAGATataatccacgattggaccttatttattagtaaaaaaaaaatcccgatttaatcagatcggggacaaacatgaaaaaattgaaaacaaaaatccaaaaagtcaaaaaaaaaatcaactttttcaagtttttggcattaggactttgataaatactttatgcaattacattttacatttagttttCATGATATCAGCAGTTTTACACTTCTAATATTAATCCAATTAAAACAGGAGCACCATCTGCTTTTCTGTCTGGGTAGCCATCTGAGATCTTACAATGTTTCCAAGCGTTAATCTCCAATGGAAACTGCAAGTGGAGActttaaatcattttacattGAATTATTCAATGGAAAGCAAAATATGTAACTGTGGTTTTCAATATATCGTATtggatataaaacaaaataactgacttttgcacaaattctgcatgtagagagacatgatgtttattttgagctctaatacatcttctaggcaaaaggagcccccctataagatatattggatctaactaacaatgaatatctgacacccaactgctgcatgaaaagagaatgaagagaaacagatgctgagagagggatagtgaatataaacttgattatttcagaaacaatggagaatttttaatttattgtatttagaaagtttcttatatcagtatgctgaagcttatatgaaatgttcattttcaagatagttcccctttatactTTCAGTATAAAAACACCATGTTTCTTGATCAAGGAGGCAATAGGGGAAGAATTTATTTCTTACATTACTGGTTCCCAAGGGGATCTGCTAAGGTTTTTaattggggggcacatttacttagctcgagtgaaggattagaataaaaaatactttgaatttcgaagtatttttatggctacttcgaccatcgaattggctacttcgaccttcgactacgacttcgaatcgaatgattcgaactaaaaatcgtttgactattcgaccattcgatagtcgaagtactgtctctttaaaaaaaacttcgaccacctacttcgccacttaaaacctaccgagcaccaatgttagcctatggggaaggtccccatcggctttcctagctttttttgatcgaaggaaaatcgttcaatcgatggattaaaatccttcaaatcgtttgattccaaggattaaatcattcgattgaacgtttttttcttcgatcgtacgaacgaaggaaatgcagtaaatccttcgacttcgatattaaccctcgatatttgaccaatactaaatgtgcccctaggtgtaatagtaaatgtgcccacacTTCTACACAATATgtaggcgctatataaatacatgttaataataagtgTGTAATACTGTACTTCTAAAAcactgaaataaaattaaaacctgAAGAGCTGACTCCCCAATGGCATACCTGTGCATTGGCTCCATATTGCATGAGGCCTGAAAGACCCAGTAGCAAAGTTAATATCAT
The genomic region above belongs to Xenopus laevis strain J_2021 chromosome 5L, Xenopus_laevis_v10.1, whole genome shotgun sequence and contains:
- the crisp1.8.L gene encoding cysteine-rich venom protein, which codes for MSQNEVLGCQDIECNRTLVNRTMRLYRSIGGRPVDIKQENIKKMKTVSFSALSTKNKKIQDIIVNTHNILRSSVDPPATNMLKMHWNKEAAKTAEKWAKLCLQNHSPKEIRVTSKFRCGENLYFSTFKTAWEDVINAFFSEREDFVYGKGGKRPGLEIGHYTQLMWYRTHQIGCYVHKCPQSLYRYSYVCHYCPAGNTGNLKVPYKAGLRCADCRGSCDKGLCTNSCPYQDKFKNCEEFNVDGACAKDKALKYDCPATCLCTNKQIK